AACAAAAACAAAGAACTGGCGGCTGACCCGGCCGTGCAACTTTTCTTCTGCAAGGAAGGCCCGTCGGAATACCTTAGCCTCTACGGCAGTGTGACCGTTTCGCGCGACCGTGAAAAAATTGAAAAGTATTGGAATACGTTCATCAAAACCTGGTTTCAGGGCGGTAAGGACGACCCGGACCTCACGATTATTCGGGTGCAGCCTGAAAGCATCTATTACTGGGATACCAAAAATAACCGGATGGTGTCCTATCTCAAAATCGCGGCTTCGCTCGTGACGGGTAAGACAATGGATGACGGTGTGGAAGGTGAACTGAAGGTATAGCCCTCACTGCGCTCCCCCATAACAATAAAGCCGACCGCGAATCCGCAGTCGGCTTTACAATTTGGTTTTTAGTTTAGATAGAAGTTGTTCTTTTTGCTTACGGTTTATAAGCATTAATTCCGTTCGAAGCTGTATTTGTTTTCCGCAATCATCGCGTCGGCAATCCGTCGGCGAATTTCCTTCAGGTTGATCGGCTCAATTTTCGTAAACCGTTTCAGGCCCATCAGCATCACGCGCAATTCATCGCCCTCGGCGAAGGACGTAATGGCCGCCCGGCCCGCGTTATTGACTTTTTCCACGGCCCCGTGCATGTACGTCAGCGCAAGGTCTTTCTGCAACGCGACGGCGGATTCGCCCCGGGCACTAATCAATTTTTCCACCCGCAGTAAAACGGATTCGGCTACGTAGGTTTCGATGACCATGTCGGCCAGATTCATCAGAACTTCCTGCTCCTCCGACAGCTTCATCATGAATTTCTGAACGGCGGCACCGGCCACCATCAGCACGGCTTTTTTGAGATTCCGAAGCACTTTTTTCTCGGCCGCGAACAGGACTTCCTCTTCCTCGGCGTTGAAATCCGGAATCGACATAATTTCTTTCGCCACCGCCATAGCCGGTCCCATCAGATCAAGTTCGCCCTTCATGGTCCGCTTCAGGATCATATCAACCGTCAGCATCCGGTTGATTTCGTTGGTCCCTTCAAAAATCCGGTTGATTCGGGCGTCGCGGTAAGCGCGGTCCATTGGGGCATCGGCCGAGTAACCCATCCCGCCGTATACCTGCACCCCTTCATCTACCACGTAGTCGAGCACTTCCGACCCGTGTACTTTCATCATGGCACATTCGATGGCAAACTGCTCCAGCGCCTTCAGTTTGGCGTCGGCGTCGCTCATTCCGCTGGCTTTCAGGCTTTCGATGAGGTCGTCAATGTTCTGTCCGGCGCGGTAACAGGCCGTTTCGCAGGCATACACTTTCACAGCCATCTCAGCCAGTTTGTGTTTGATGGCACCGAAGCTGGAGATGAGCGTTCCAAACTGCCTGCGCTCGTTGGCGTACTGAACCGCGTTGGTAATGACTTTTTTAGCCCCGCCAACAGCCGCTACGCCCAGTTTAACCCGGCCAACGTTCAGGATATTAACGGCGATTTTAAAGCCGTTGCCCCGCGTCGAAAGCAGGTTTTCAACGGGTACTTTGCAATCGTTGAAGAAAAGCTGGCGGGTATCGGAACCTTTGATGCCCATTTTGTGCTCAGGTTCGTTCATGGTAATGCCCCCGAAATCCTTCTCAACCAGAAAGGCGCTGAGGTTCTTGTCGACCTGCCCGGAGCCGTCGTCAATTTTGGCAAAAACAATGAACAGATCGGCAAAGCCGCCGTTGGTAATCCACATTTTCTGCCCGTTGAGCATGTAATGTTTACCGTCTTCCGACAAGCGGGCCCGGGTCTTGGCCGAGTTGGCGTCCGAGCCCGA
This Larkinella insperata DNA region includes the following protein-coding sequences:
- a CDS encoding acyl-CoA dehydrogenase family protein — translated: MIATEHKATIKGGEFLIKETAASQVFIPEEFSEEQQMIAATCREFLEREIWPRLDEIDHAKSPELIASLMDKAGELGLLGTSVPEEFGGFGMNFNTSMLVTEVTGAGHSFSVALSAHTGIGTLPIVYYGNEEQKAKYLPKLASGEWKAAYCLTEPDSGSDANSAKTRARLSEDGKHYMLNGQKMWITNGGFADLFIVFAKIDDGSGQVDKNLSAFLVEKDFGGITMNEPEHKMGIKGSDTRQLFFNDCKVPVENLLSTRGNGFKIAVNILNVGRVKLGVAAVGGAKKVITNAVQYANERRQFGTLISSFGAIKHKLAEMAVKVYACETACYRAGQNIDDLIESLKASGMSDADAKLKALEQFAIECAMMKVHGSEVLDYVVDEGVQVYGGMGYSADAPMDRAYRDARINRIFEGTNEINRMLTVDMILKRTMKGELDLMGPAMAVAKEIMSIPDFNAEEEEVLFAAEKKVLRNLKKAVLMVAGAAVQKFMMKLSEEQEVLMNLADMVIETYVAESVLLRVEKLISARGESAVALQKDLALTYMHGAVEKVNNAGRAAITSFAEGDELRVMLMGLKRFTKIEPINLKEIRRRIADAMIAENKYSFERN
- a CDS encoding pyridoxamine 5'-phosphate oxidase family protein — encoded protein: MQDSRHDEEGHIQNLAGTEALEKLKDLAEGICMFTTFTDSRPAPSRPMALQGVDEDGALYFFSAASSNKNKELAADPAVQLFFCKEGPSEYLSLYGSVTVSRDREKIEKYWNTFIKTWFQGGKDDPDLTIIRVQPESIYYWDTKNNRMVSYLKIAASLVTGKTMDDGVEGELKV